One genomic region from Kamptonema formosum PCC 6407 encodes:
- a CDS encoding Uma2 family endonuclease — MNAVTIDFNSVIKITDEQFYQLCQDNPNVKFERNAKGEIIVMPPTGGETGNRNFEISVDFGIWNRQTKLGVCFDSSTCFKLPNGADRSPDVSWIKQERWDTLTPEQKEKFPPIAPDFVLELMSPTDTLKETQSKLQEYIDNGVRLSWLINRKTRRVEIYRQGQEVEVLQSPIELSGEDVLPGFVLNLQTIWD, encoded by the coding sequence ATGAACGCTGTCACCATAGATTTCAATTCTGTCATCAAAATAACCGACGAACAATTTTATCAACTGTGCCAAGACAACCCCAATGTCAAATTTGAACGTAATGCCAAAGGAGAAATAATTGTCATGCCACCGACGGGAGGAGAAACTGGAAATCGTAATTTTGAAATATCAGTTGATTTTGGAATTTGGAATCGACAAACTAAACTAGGAGTTTGTTTTGACTCTTCCACTTGCTTTAAACTACCTAACGGTGCAGATCGTTCCCCCGATGTCTCTTGGATTAAACAAGAAAGATGGGATACACTTACACCGGAACAAAAAGAAAAATTTCCACCAATTGCCCCAGATTTTGTTTTAGAGTTAATGTCACCAACTGATACGCTCAAAGAAACACAATCTAAACTGCAAGAATATATCGATAATGGTGTCAGACTCAGCTGGTTAATTAATCGCAAAACCCGCCGAGTCGAAATCTATCGTCAAGGACAAGAGGTGGAAGTGCTGCAATCTCCAATAGAATTATCAGGAGAAGATGTTTTACCCGGATTTGTTCTCAACTTGCAAACAATCTGGGACTAA
- a CDS encoding Uma2 family endonuclease, with product MTAVTINFNSVVQITDDQFYQLCRDNPDVKFERNAKGEIIIVPPTGGETGNCNSEINANFVIWNRQTKLGKVFDSSTCFKFPNGADRSPDVSWIKQERWDALTPQQKEKFPPISPDFVLELMSPTDTLKETQSKMQEYMENGVRLGWLINRKTRRVEIHRQGQEVEVLASPTELSGEDVLPGFVLNLQTIW from the coding sequence ATGACCGCTGTCACCATAAACTTTAACTCTGTTGTCCAAATAACTGACGACCAATTTTATCAATTGTGCCGAGATAACCCCGATGTCAAATTTGAACGTAATGCCAAAGGAGAAATAATTATTGTGCCACCTACAGGAGGAGAAACCGGAAATTGCAACTCAGAAATTAATGCAAATTTTGTTATTTGGAATCGTCAAACTAAGCTAGGCAAAGTATTTGACTCTTCGACTTGTTTCAAATTCCCAAATGGTGCAGATCGTTCCCCCGATGTTTCTTGGATAAAACAAGAAAGATGGGATGCACTCACTCCCCAACAAAAAGAAAAATTCCCGCCAATTTCTCCAGATTTTGTCTTAGAATTAATGTCGCCGACTGATACTCTCAAAGAGACACAATCCAAAATGCAAGAATATATGGAGAATGGTGTCAGACTCGGCTGGTTAATTAACCGCAAAACCCGGAGAGTTGAAATCCATCGCCAAGGACAAGAGGTAGAAGTGTTAGCATCGCCAACAGAATTATCAGGAGAGGATGTTTTACCCGGATTTGTTCTCAACTTGCAAACAATTTGGTAA
- a CDS encoding molybdopterin molybdotransferase MoeA, translating to MLSVKEAESIILDLVQPLDSQRDVEKIDLLAASGRILAAPVTSSLDFPHWDNSAMDGYAVRFADVENCSSTQPIILEIIEEIPAGYQPQFTVESGQAARIFTGAVMPAGADTVVMQEETRRDGDRISILVSPSKPTAFVRHKGAFYQAGTPLLMPSTVLNPPEIAVLAAAQCIQVPVYRRPRVAILSTGDELVSPEQPLQPGQLVDSNQYALAALSSQAGAEIIRLGIIPDDREKLKDAIASAISTADIVLSTGGVSVGDYDYVEEIIASLGGEIHIRAVGMKPGKPLTVASFKREEQRNSPISPITNYQLPITNSQCLYFGLPGNPVSSLVTFWRFVQPAMRKLSGLKQEAWGPEFVQARSRVDLRSDGKRESYLWGQLHLCAGNYEFEPASGSQSSGNLINLANTTGLAVIPVDQTWIQAGDLVQVLTISN from the coding sequence ATGCTGTCAGTTAAAGAAGCAGAATCAATTATTTTAGATTTAGTACAACCCCTCGACAGTCAAAGGGATGTAGAAAAGATAGACTTATTGGCCGCGTCGGGGCGAATTTTAGCTGCACCTGTGACAAGTTCCCTCGACTTTCCTCACTGGGATAATTCGGCAATGGATGGTTACGCCGTGAGGTTTGCGGATGTGGAAAATTGTAGCTCAACTCAACCTATAATACTGGAAATTATCGAAGAAATTCCCGCAGGATATCAGCCTCAGTTTACTGTTGAATCGGGACAGGCTGCCCGGATTTTTACTGGCGCTGTTATGCCTGCTGGTGCTGATACAGTGGTGATGCAGGAGGAAACGCGCAGGGATGGCGATCGCATTTCGATCTTAGTTTCTCCTTCCAAACCCACAGCATTTGTGCGTCACAAAGGCGCTTTTTATCAAGCAGGTACGCCTTTGTTGATGCCGAGTACAGTCCTCAACCCTCCAGAAATCGCCGTGTTAGCGGCCGCGCAATGTATCCAAGTACCAGTTTACCGCCGTCCCCGCGTTGCAATTCTCTCCACTGGCGACGAATTAGTGTCTCCTGAGCAACCTTTGCAACCGGGTCAATTGGTAGACTCGAATCAGTATGCTTTGGCCGCCTTGAGCTCGCAAGCGGGTGCAGAAATTATCCGGTTAGGGATTATTCCCGACGATCGCGAAAAGTTAAAAGATGCGATCGCATCTGCCATTTCCACCGCCGATATCGTACTTTCCACTGGCGGCGTTTCGGTGGGGGATTACGATTATGTTGAAGAAATCATCGCATCTTTAGGAGGAGAAATTCACATCCGCGCGGTAGGAATGAAACCAGGTAAACCCCTAACTGTAGCAAGTTTTAAACGAGAGGAACAGAGAAATTCCCCGATTTCACCAATTACCAATTACCAATTACCAATTACCAATTCTCAATGTCTTTACTTTGGTTTACCTGGCAATCCCGTTTCTAGTTTAGTAACGTTTTGGCGTTTCGTCCAGCCAGCAATGCGGAAACTTTCTGGACTTAAACAGGAAGCTTGGGGGCCAGAGTTTGTGCAGGCGCGATCGCGCGTAGATTTGCGATCGGATGGGAAGCGAGAAAGTTACCTCTGGGGTCAATTACATTTATGTGCTGGCAATTACGAATTTGAACCCGCTAGCGGCAGTCAAAGTTCAGGTAATTTAATTAACCTAGCTAATACTACAGGTTTAGCAGTTATCCCTGTGGATCAAACTTGGATTCAAGCCGGAGACTTAGTTCAAGTGTTAACTATTAGCAATTAG
- a CDS encoding response regulator, with amino-acid sequence MRILIVEDDPMMQLGLEQVLGDCPDLEIVGQAEDGYLAVEAALRLKPDLIVMDIGLPRLDGIAATQQIKEKLPDVRVVMLTSHTAETEIIAALSSGADAYCIKGASVERLLAAIAAAAEGATYLDPQIARTVIENLKPPTPVSTASIGQLSQRESEVLKLMVEGYSNPEIAAALYLSPNTIKTHVRGIMNKLAVDDRVQAAVVALRAGLV; translated from the coding sequence ATGCGAATTTTAATTGTTGAAGATGACCCAATGATGCAATTGGGATTAGAGCAAGTTTTAGGGGATTGTCCCGATTTAGAAATAGTAGGACAAGCAGAAGACGGTTACTTAGCAGTCGAAGCAGCATTAAGGCTTAAACCCGATCTGATCGTGATGGATATCGGTTTGCCACGACTGGATGGAATTGCAGCAACGCAACAAATTAAAGAAAAATTACCTGATGTACGAGTGGTAATGCTAACTTCTCATACGGCGGAAACAGAAATTATTGCTGCTCTTTCTAGCGGTGCAGATGCTTACTGTATTAAAGGTGCTTCAGTAGAGCGTTTGTTAGCTGCAATTGCCGCTGCTGCTGAAGGTGCTACCTATCTCGATCCTCAAATTGCTAGGACTGTGATTGAAAATCTCAAGCCTCCTACCCCTGTATCTACAGCAAGTATAGGTCAACTGTCACAGCGGGAATCAGAAGTATTGAAACTGATGGTAGAAGGTTATAGCAATCCTGAAATTGCTGCTGCACTTTATCTCAGTCCTAATACTATTAAAACTCACGTTCGTGGTATTATGAATAAGTTAGCAGTGGATGATAGAGTGCAGGCAGCAGTAGTAGCATTGAGAGCAGGGCTTGTTTAA